The Helianthus annuus cultivar XRQ/B chromosome 11, HanXRQr2.0-SUNRISE, whole genome shotgun sequence region AAGGGTTCATCGTGTTCAGTATGAGAAAATAGATAAAACGAAATAAAATTTCTGAATGAAAAAATAGATCTTACATGATTATTCTCTTCTTCAACCACTCGACGGTACATGATTTAGGGTTTCAAACGTAGATTTATCCAATAGAAGTAACCTCTGCCGGACGTTGTTGAGGAGATGAAAATGtgaagaaggagaaggatgaaCATCAGAGAGAAAGGGGATCTGAACATCGATGGAATAGAGCAGAGCAGATGGAGAGAGAAAGTGGGAAGCCCTAAATGAGTAAATGAGGGAGGATATAAATAAAAGAGGGCAATGGTACTGTTGGGCGGAAAAAGGGGAAAAACAATGCCCTAATTAAATAACACGTGACCTAAatcactttcatttattatatactTGATTCCAGTGGCCCAATATAGCACTAATAATTTCCCACAACACACGCAATGATATCATTTAGCCCAATAAACCACATGGATATTCCATGAAGCCCAATAAAAGAAACTACAAAAGAACTCGTCTTCCTTGCGTAACCCTCACACATCTGGCAGCCGTTTCTTCTTCTAGAACCTCCGATCGTCTTACCTCTTCTCCAATCAACACACACAGACCTTCACTCTTCAATGGCGAGCAACGATCCAGAGCACAGAGAGGAGGAAGCTGCTGCAGCTGAAGACGAAGACACCGGAGCACAGGTTGCTCCGATCGTCAAGCTTGAAGAAGTTGCGGTTACTAccggtgaagaagatgaagacgCTATACTTGATCTGTAATGTTTCGTTCTCGATCTTCATCTGTTGGTTAATTTTGTTTATTTATGAGATTTTAGTAAAGCGaagttgaaattttgttttatttaaggTTTTGATTTGATATTTTGCGAGTTTTCAGTAAAGCAAAATTGTGTTTGTTTACagttttgatctgattttgaTTTTTTGAGTTATTAGTAACGTAAAATCGTGTATGTTTACGTTTTtggtttgattttttttgaaaCGAAACAGAAAGGTTGTTTGTTTacgtttttgaatttttttatgtTGTGTTTGTTTCtggttttgatttgatttttcGAGTTTTAATTTTGCTTGTTTATAGATTTGCTTTGTTTTGATTTTTCAGTAAAGAGAAATTGTGTTTGTTTACagttttgatttgatttattTCGAATTTATTTGTGTTTAATAGATTTGATTTGTTTTGAGTTTTCAGTAAAGAGATTTTGTGTTTGTATACAGTTCTGATTTGATTTATATCCTGTTTTAATTGTGTTTGTTTTATTGTTTATGATTTGATTTGATTCATTTTGAGTTTAAGTTAAGCGAAAAGTGTGTTTGTTTACGGTTTTGATTTGATATTTTATGATTGTTCAGGAAAGCGAAGTTGTATCGATTCGATAAGGATGGGAACCAGTGGAAGGAACGCGGTGCTGGCTCGGTTAAGTTTTTGAAGCACAAAAAGACTGAGAAAGTTCGCCTTGTTATGCGTCAATCGAAAACCCTAAAGATCTGCGCGAATCATCTAGGTATAAGCTAATATGGTTTTCTTTGTAATTGTGTTAACCGATTATGTGATTGATGTTAAGTTAGAATTTATTTAAACTTAATTTGAATTTCTTATGGCGTTATTGTAGTTATCTCTAGTATGTCGGTGCAAGAACACTCCGGTAATGATAAGTCATGTGTGTGGCATGCTGCTGACTTTTCTGATGGTGAGCTTAAGGATGAACTTTTCTGCATCAGATTTGCTTCAGTTGAgagtaagtttttttttaattattacttttattgaTTGATTTTATAGATTGTTATGAGCTTTTATATCTGTGCATTTGTAGTGTTTGATTGCCTTAAATAGCTTTTCAAGTTGTTAACCACTACTTTAACGATAACATATGACTTTTAATCTTGTTTTTTTTAAAAGTGTGTGACCCTTGTTGTGTTTTGATATCAAAAGACAATGCTATGCAAGGCGTTTGTAATTTAAAAACTATTAACGCTTATTTATAGATGATAATTGAACTTGTTAAATTTCCAGTGCTCTTATTTGAACGTTTTTTGAACTTGTTAAAACCCATTGCTCTTATTTGAACGTTTATTTAtagatattagagtaaattactttttgagttcttgtgttttagtggttttaaccacttgagtccaaaatcagaaagtttaacgccctgagtccctagccatttattttgtaacgttttgagtccaattttgttcattttataacgatttgagtccaaaaaattgaactcaaaaggttaaaatttggactcaaaaggactcaaatggttaaagaaaatgcttatagggactcaggtcgtcaaactttttgcttttggactcaactagttaaaaccactaaaacacagggactcaaaaagtaatttaccctagaTATTATATGAACTTGTTAAAACCCAGTGCTTTTATTTGAACCATTGCAGTTAACGATGTAATTTTTACAAATATGTGTTGTTGCATAAGGTGCCGCATCACCTAATGCATATCAACTTCAACCATATGATCTCGTAACAGTATCATGTGATGAGTGTTATGCAGCTTTTTAAAACCATGCTTTTCATCAGCATCTATTACTTGCAATAGAtttatacataatgttttgttcAAATCTTGAGACATACAATTATGGATCTGTTACAATTTCATTAGATGATAGGAGTGATCACATGTTTTTTTTGCCTTTTCTGTATTGGACAGTCTTCTTTATGCTTGGTGTCGGGTTGTAACAAAAGACCTTAGGCTTCTCCCGACATGTGTCTCCATAGATCCAATAACATTTCTGTTCTTTCATCCCACTTCTTGCATATGATCAAAGCTATATGCTGATCATTCATCTGCAAAGTTTTCAATAATGTACTTTTTTATTCTACTTTTATGATTTGCATTATTGTCTAACATGTTCTTTTTTTTTAGATTGCAAAAAGTTTATGGAAACATTCCAAGAGGTAGCCGAGTCGCAAAAAGACAAGGAAGAGAATAAAGACGCTTCCGATGCTGCTGAATTGCTTGATAAGTTAAGAGTCGAAGATAAAAAGGAGGAAGAGAAAACTGAAGTTAAAAAAGAGGTGGCAGAAGAAGTTAAAGTCAAAGACGAGGCACCCAAAGAAGCTGAGACGGTCAAAACAACTGATCTTGAGAAGAAAGAGGAATAGTGGTAACATTGCATTTTTATGAAAATGATCTCTTGGTACGGTAGTATTAGTGTCGAGAGGCTAAAAACGGTGCAACGTGGTGCATGTTGCAGGATTGGAGTCTGGTCGGTTCTGTTTGGGTCTGGGTTTGGTTGAAGAGTCTGGTCAGGTGCAATGTGAGTATGAGTTGGTCAGGTTGGTCAGTTTGTGTTTTATTTTGGGTGGTCTTGTCTGTTTTTAGAGTCAAGTTTGGGTATAGATATATGGATTTACAGATATTTTTTACATCTGGTTCGGGTTGGTTTTCGAGTTAATGCTTATATGCATATGTTTTCTACTGTTTGGGTCGTTTTCGATTTATTGGTTTTGaacttgttatttattatttctaATTATCTATTTCTTTTACTCAAATAAAAGGAAAGTTCAATTAAAAAAATTCAACTCTCCAATAAACTTGAGTTCACCAACGGATATTCAATACAAAACCATCTTTAAATAAAAATCGTGACATACATGGAaactttgtttttttaactttgaGGTTCCGATGTTATAAATACCGGTATGTACCTGTCGGTAATACCGGATACTGGACCTGGGTCTGTACGAAAAAGCTGGTGAAACTAGATAACTTATACGGTGTTATGTTATATACTGCTGGTAAAAtctttaaatttaatttttatattttatgaaCATATGATATCGAAGTAATAACCGAAAGTATTCTTGGTAATTAACCTAGCGTTCCTTATGGAATTATATATGGTTAACTAGTCAACTTAGTTTAACCGCCCAATACAACTTGTTAAAACAAGCTCAACCTGGTATAGTTAAAGCATTCACTGTCCATGACGTCTGCCTCTAATTCATGTTGGTATTTCTCCATAACTCTTGTGGAAACGTTCTCCTCTCTTACCCCTCGGTCTTTTCTTTTCATTGGTTATCATTTGCATACGCATATCTCTGACGTTTCTATCCTCTCTCTACCATGAGAGCCACAGACCGATAGTAGTGCCTAGTTTTTCCCTTTTCCCGGTTTTAGTTGTGTACATCTTTCTTTCTTGGATATCCGTgtagacagacagacagacatcTTTCCCTTGTATGGATTCCTGTGATGCCTGTAGCCTCTCTCTCTCTGCCATGAGGGTCACATACCACATTGAAGATGCTCTCTCTTTTGAAAATGTAGTTATAAACGCCTTGATCCAGACACTTTCCTAGTGTAAGCTTATTTTTATACAAGGCtttaaataaatttaacaaaGTTGTTATGACGTGAAAGGTAAACTTTATGCAAGTAACCAGAAGTCGAAAAGCAATTTTAAATGGTAACCACAAGCTTTTGAGATGAGTGTAATATTATGGGTGAATGGAAAAGGGGGAATTATGAAAAACAGTTCATTTatccatttatttatttttgttttgcgAAATCACAAACAATCGAACCGAATAGCTGAAGAAAATAGTGGGCTGTTATTGTTGTGTGCCCGATATGGGCTGCTGATACACACTTTGGACTTGAATTAATTCGACGGGTCTTTTTTCCAAACCAAGCTGGCCCCAAAGGCTTTTATTTTACTTTACATTGATGGCATGAGTTGGTTGTAAAGTTGTGAGGGTGTATGGTCCCTAATCTTGTGCTGATTACATGAGATAGCCTCaggccggagggtggttacaaggagaaccctCTATTCTCATACTTGTGATGAGCTTCACGTTGTGTTGATTGTTTTGGAGGATCATTGCAGCTATTTGTCGAGAACGAAAGATTAACCTTATTTGGACGAGACACAAACCACAGGCTAATCTCATGATTAACTTGGTGTTTTTTCATTGGTGACCACCGATTTTTACAATCACTTTTTTCATCTTCTTTCTGAGCTATATCTGATCTCATGGCAGATCAGGACATTCCATTCTCACCTCTTGGTCCACGCTCTCAGACGGGCCAGGTTGCGGACAATACGCACGTCCAAAACCATTCGATTGACGAGTACGTCGAAGGCGAGTACACAGAGATTGGCAGCATGCACGCGAGTGGGACGTGCCCCACTCCCAACATGACCGCAACAAGCCATGACGTAGGGCCATCGGCGACGTTAGCGTCATTATTTCCAAAAGGGGAAACTCCCGCTTCTTGGTTTATAAAAAGTCAAGCTACGTTAAACGCCATGTACGCGCAGATGTGCGCGAAGCAAGGACAAACCCCAGTGCAAGCGCAACAAAGTCCAGCATCAACACCAATGCCAAGACAGTTGCATTACAACTCTCCTCATCATGAGTGCGCTCCGTCTCATGTCCCTTCTGAGCATACAGGCAGATACCAGCAATAGAGGTCGCTATCGCCAACGCGACAAAGTGTCCATACCATGCCCGACACGCGCATGGACACATGGAGGTATCATGAAAGTCAACACACTCAGTCTCATAGGCGAACTTCGATAAAGTCAAGCTACGTTAAACGccatgtcacacccctttctgcggcggaagcacgaggtgtgatcatgaaaggttctcattgcatacgaaaggtaaacatactacatgctcatgaaaataacttcaaataccataacttgaaatcataagttagcgtttacaacgcgagttaacataaaacattgtcttaaaaggtttacactttatttaaagac contains the following coding sequences:
- the LOC110872093 gene encoding ran-binding protein 1 homolog a — its product is MASNDPEHREEEAAAAEDEDTGAQVAPIVKLEEVAVTTGEEDEDAILDLKAKLYRFDKDGNQWKERGAGSVKFLKHKKTEKVRLVMRQSKTLKICANHLVISSMSVQEHSGNDKSCVWHAADFSDGELKDELFCIRFASVENCKKFMETFQEVAESQKDKEENKDASDAAELLDKLRVEDKKEEEKTEVKKEVAEEVKVKDEAPKEAETVKTTDLEKKEE